From a single Streptomyces misionensis genomic region:
- a CDS encoding LacI family DNA-binding transcriptional regulator, with protein MSQTVGSTGPRRAPTMADVAQLAGVSHQTVSRVLSNHPNVRESTRADVLRAIGQLGYRRNSSARALVTRRTLTLGVVACNPTLFGPSSTLFGLEEAARDEGYMVSAVTLRRYSAAALREAIDHLSDWGVEGIVVIVPHREAVTALAELRLPFPVVTVEGGHSLPIPVVSVDQGLGARMATSHLLAAGHRTVWHVAGPPSWLEAEERAKGWRSVLEEAGAVVPPPIQGDWTPLSGYRAGQELAGRVTAGAAGRGSPEVTAVFVANDQMALGVLRALREAGLSVPGQVAIAGFDDIPEAEFFTPPLTTVRQDFAALGKASIRLLVSRLESGTTQGDAERVVIEPRLIVRGSSTHS; from the coding sequence ATGTCGCAGACCGTTGGCAGCACCGGCCCCCGCAGGGCACCCACCATGGCGGACGTCGCGCAACTCGCGGGTGTGTCGCACCAGACGGTGTCGCGGGTGCTGAGCAACCATCCCAATGTGCGCGAGTCGACCCGGGCGGATGTGCTCAGGGCGATCGGGCAGCTGGGGTACCGGCGGAACTCCTCGGCTCGGGCGCTGGTCACCCGGCGCACGCTCACCCTGGGCGTGGTGGCCTGCAATCCGACGCTCTTCGGCCCGTCCAGCACACTGTTCGGTCTGGAGGAGGCCGCCCGCGACGAGGGGTACATGGTTTCGGCGGTCACCTTGCGCCGCTACTCGGCCGCCGCCCTCAGGGAGGCGATCGACCACCTCAGCGACTGGGGGGTGGAGGGCATCGTGGTGATAGTCCCGCACCGCGAGGCGGTCACCGCGCTGGCCGAACTGCGGCTGCCCTTCCCGGTGGTGACGGTGGAGGGCGGGCACAGCCTGCCGATCCCGGTGGTCTCCGTGGACCAGGGGCTCGGGGCGCGGATGGCCACCAGCCATCTGCTGGCCGCCGGCCACCGCACGGTCTGGCACGTCGCGGGGCCGCCGAGCTGGCTGGAGGCGGAGGAACGGGCCAAGGGCTGGCGCTCGGTGCTGGAGGAGGCCGGCGCCGTCGTACCGCCGCCGATCCAGGGCGACTGGACCCCGTTGTCGGGCTACCGGGCCGGGCAGGAGCTGGCCGGCCGGGTGACCGCGGGAGCGGCCGGCCGCGGCTCCCCGGAGGTGACCGCCGTCTTCGTCGCCAACGACCAGATGGCACTGGGGGTGCTGCGCGCCCTGCGCGAGGCCGGTCTGTCGGTCCCCGGCCAGGTCGCCATCGCGGGGTTCGACGACATCCCCGAGGCCGAGTTCTTCACCCCGCCGCTCACCACCGTCCGGCAGGACTTCGCCGCGCTCGGCAAGGCGAGCATCCGGCTGCTGGTCAGCCGGCTGGAGTCCGGCACCACCCAGGGCGACGCCGAACGCGTGGTGATCGAGCCGCGGCTGATCGTCCGCGGCAGCAGCACCCACTCCTGA
- a CDS encoding polyprenyl synthetase family protein, translated as MTALQAPPAAPELLAHCAGLVRPALRRAVGRLHPWLGEMAAYSFGWCEVGGAPATAPGGKGVRQTLAVLGARAAGADERAGIPAAVAVELVHTFSLLHDDIMDGDATRRRRPAVWKAYGTGPAVLAGDALFALAVETLAAVPQGAGAVRLLSAALADLMRGQADDLLFTGRPCTGPDRVTVEEYRSMAEAKTGALLGCAAALGAVLGGADEDTTSALDRAGRHLGIAFQLVDDVLGIWGDPAVTGKPTGGDLRERKKTYPVLAALDTPAGRALPELLDTPGRAEEAAELIEAAGGRTAALAEARAHTSTARALLSGAPLAAGAAGDLLTVLDFLVGREL; from the coding sequence GTGACCGCCCTTCAGGCCCCGCCCGCCGCACCCGAACTCCTCGCCCACTGCGCCGGTTTGGTGCGGCCGGCACTGCGCCGGGCGGTGGGTCGGCTGCACCCGTGGCTGGGTGAGATGGCCGCGTACTCCTTCGGCTGGTGCGAGGTGGGCGGCGCGCCCGCCACCGCACCCGGTGGCAAGGGCGTACGGCAGACGCTGGCGGTGCTCGGCGCGCGAGCGGCGGGTGCCGACGAGCGAGCCGGGATTCCGGCGGCCGTCGCGGTCGAACTGGTCCACACCTTCTCGCTGCTGCACGACGACATCATGGACGGCGACGCGACCCGGCGCCGCCGCCCGGCCGTGTGGAAGGCATACGGCACGGGCCCGGCGGTGCTGGCCGGCGACGCCCTGTTCGCGCTGGCCGTGGAGACCCTCGCCGCCGTGCCGCAGGGTGCCGGTGCCGTACGGCTGCTCTCGGCGGCCCTCGCCGACCTGATGCGCGGGCAGGCCGACGACCTGCTGTTCACCGGCCGGCCGTGCACCGGCCCGGACAGGGTGACGGTCGAGGAGTACCGGTCGATGGCGGAAGCCAAGACCGGTGCCCTGCTGGGCTGTGCCGCCGCCCTGGGCGCCGTGCTCGGCGGCGCGGACGAGGACACCACCAGCGCACTGGACCGGGCCGGACGGCACCTCGGCATCGCCTTCCAACTGGTCGACGACGTACTCGGAATCTGGGGCGACCCCGCCGTCACGGGCAAGCCCACGGGCGGTGATCTACGGGAGCGCAAGAAGACCTACCCCGTGCTGGCCGCCCTGGACACCCCGGCGGGCCGCGCCCTGCCCGAACTGCTGGACACGCCGGGGCGCGCCGAGGAGGCCGCCGAACTGATCGAGGCGGCCGGCGGCCGTACGGCGGCACTGGCCGAGGCCCGGGCGCACACGTCCACCGCCCGTGCCCTCCTGTCAGGCGCCCCACTGGCCGCCGGGGCCGCGGGGGATCTGCTCACGGTGCTGGACTTCCTGGTGGGTCGCGAGCTGTAA
- a CDS encoding tetratricopeptide repeat protein yields the protein MYGKAFAPEYQGALTTLSVNSSLTDVLAEGIEKLREAERSGQPAEAARCGLAVAEAYRRLGNVEEADRAWKASYRTAREAGDAAAMAWALWSGGTLARQRGAFPLAWRLLGLAAELGERAGDVVCRGYSLAGLAETGRIQGDYEAVGRLHEQLLAEARRRGEARHTVWALEGIAQMHRNTGDFDRAYTLFEEAAEIAERAEDRRGHAWALRGLADILSVRDKDTERALELLSRAEAGCRAMNLSSALAYNHKMRGNVLYRAERHEEARRMYELALSEFRAMNEPRGEALARLGLAKSLARLGRSRDETAAELADLAASLEGGGLKHVQRLVSRAQEEFGLDAEVVR from the coding sequence ATGTACGGCAAGGCTTTCGCTCCCGAGTACCAGGGCGCCCTGACCACCCTGTCCGTGAACTCCTCGCTGACGGACGTGCTGGCGGAAGGCATCGAGAAGCTGCGCGAGGCCGAGCGGTCGGGGCAGCCGGCCGAGGCCGCCCGCTGCGGGCTCGCCGTCGCCGAGGCGTACCGGCGGCTCGGAAACGTGGAGGAGGCCGACCGGGCCTGGAAGGCGAGCTACCGCACCGCTCGGGAGGCCGGGGACGCCGCGGCGATGGCCTGGGCGCTGTGGAGCGGCGGCACCCTCGCCCGCCAGCGCGGCGCGTTCCCGCTGGCCTGGCGGCTGCTCGGACTCGCGGCCGAACTCGGCGAGCGGGCCGGAGACGTCGTCTGCCGGGGCTATTCGCTTGCCGGACTCGCGGAGACCGGCCGCATCCAGGGCGACTACGAGGCGGTCGGCCGGCTGCACGAGCAACTGCTGGCCGAGGCCCGCAGGCGCGGCGAGGCCCGGCACACGGTGTGGGCCCTGGAAGGCATCGCCCAGATGCACCGCAACACCGGGGACTTCGACCGGGCGTACACGCTGTTCGAGGAGGCGGCGGAGATAGCCGAGCGCGCCGAGGACCGGCGCGGGCACGCGTGGGCGCTGCGCGGCCTCGCGGACATCCTCTCGGTGCGCGACAAGGACACCGAACGCGCGCTGGAACTGCTGTCGCGGGCGGAGGCCGGCTGCCGCGCGATGAACCTGTCCAGCGCGCTGGCCTACAACCACAAGATGCGCGGCAACGTCCTGTACCGGGCCGAACGCCACGAGGAGGCGCGCCGGATGTACGAACTGGCGCTGTCGGAGTTCCGCGCGATGAACGAGCCGCGGGGCGAGGCGCTCGCCCGGCTGGGCCTCGCGAAGTCGCTGGCACGGCTCGGCAGGAGCCGCGACGAGACGGCGGCCGAACTCGCCGACCTGGCGGCCTCGTTGGAAGGCGGCGGCCTCAAGCACGTGCAACGGCTGGTGAGCCGCGCCCAGGAAGAGTTCGGGCTCGACGCGGAGGTCGTACGGTGA
- the coaD gene encoding pantetheine-phosphate adenylyltransferase, with product MRALFPGSFDPVTQGHEDILRRAALLFDEVVVCVMSNPNKTGRHPVTERLDRLRAAAQDLANVTVDSHTGGLLIDYCRRAGIDVVVRGVRGVADLDYEMPMARMNHELAGVETFFIAADPALAHVSSTLVTAMGQR from the coding sequence ATGCGAGCCCTCTTCCCAGGATCCTTCGACCCGGTCACTCAGGGGCACGAGGACATACTCCGGCGCGCGGCCCTCCTGTTCGACGAGGTCGTCGTGTGCGTGATGTCCAACCCGAACAAGACCGGCCGCCACCCGGTCACGGAACGTCTGGACCGACTCCGCGCGGCGGCACAGGACTTGGCCAACGTCACGGTCGACTCCCACACCGGCGGCCTGCTGATCGACTACTGCCGCCGAGCCGGCATCGACGTCGTCGTCCGCGGAGTCCGGGGCGTCGCCGACCTGGACTACGAAATGCCGATGGCGCGTATGAACCACGAACTGGCCGGAGTGGAAACGTTCTTCATCGCCGCGGACCCCGCCCTGGCCCACGTCTCCTCCACCCTCGTCACCGCGATGGGCCAACGGTAG
- a CDS encoding serine hydrolase, whose protein sequence is MIEETIAEVFAAGGCRGSLCALEVDGPGRVSVAGGEPAVAASTFKIAVGLEFFCQAAQGELDPAERVVVSPAGATPGGQGLCITEDPVEISLRDVARLMLTISDNTAADVLIRRVGIERIRARLTGLGLTGFHLPGTIQHELDTAARGAGFAGWGAMAGMIRDAASPEEGEAMWRRVLASPGMRPGRISSATADDLAALLRVVWRDEAGPAQACAQLRRTMGQQRLTRKIAAGFGPEVLVASKSGTVPGGVSNDVGVVAFPDGRRYAVAVLTRSLTPGAPTREDVLGTAARVALDHLRTGRVPRSE, encoded by the coding sequence ATGATCGAAGAGACGATTGCCGAGGTGTTCGCGGCCGGCGGCTGCCGGGGAAGCCTGTGCGCGCTGGAGGTGGACGGTCCGGGGCGGGTGTCGGTGGCCGGGGGAGAGCCCGCGGTGGCGGCCTCCACGTTCAAAATCGCCGTCGGCCTGGAGTTCTTCTGCCAGGCGGCGCAGGGGGAACTGGACCCCGCCGAACGAGTGGTGGTCTCGCCGGCCGGGGCGACGCCGGGCGGCCAGGGACTCTGCATCACCGAGGACCCGGTGGAGATCTCCCTGCGGGACGTGGCCCGGCTGATGCTGACCATCAGTGACAACACCGCGGCCGACGTGCTGATCCGCCGGGTCGGCATCGAACGGATCAGGGCGCGCCTCACCGGGCTCGGGCTCACCGGCTTCCACCTGCCGGGCACCATCCAGCACGAGCTCGACACCGCCGCCCGCGGCGCCGGGTTCGCCGGCTGGGGCGCGATGGCCGGCATGATCCGGGACGCCGCGTCGCCGGAGGAGGGCGAGGCGATGTGGCGGCGGGTGCTCGCGTCGCCGGGGATGCGGCCGGGACGGATCAGCAGTGCGACCGCCGATGACCTGGCCGCCCTGCTCCGCGTCGTCTGGCGGGACGAGGCCGGACCCGCCCAGGCGTGCGCCCAGCTCCGCCGGACGATGGGACAGCAGCGGCTCACCCGGAAGATCGCCGCCGGTTTTGGGCCGGAGGTGCTGGTCGCGTCCAAGTCGGGGACCGTGCCGGGCGGGGTCAGCAACGACGTCGGCGTGGTCGCCTTTCCCGACGGACGGCGGTACGCGGTCGCCGTCCTCACCCGGTCGCTGACGCCCGGGGCACCCACTCGCGAAGACGTCCTCGGCACAGCGGCCCGGGTGGCCCTGGACCACCTGCGTACGGGCCGGGTTCCTCGATCCGAGTGA
- a CDS encoding TetR/AcrR family transcriptional regulator yields MSHRPFHHGNLRTVLLEQAEVVLRERGIDALSLRELAREAGVSHGAPRSHFIDRGALLDALAERGFIRLADQIREAASRVPEDHARVLHAAASAYLAFAERDPALLDLMFATKVGEPSEAVRGAAERLFGTMADIMNAGVEAGAYDADDVGRLTLLLSATVQGIAALVTSRRITASQGEALVDDAIRLFLKGASAG; encoded by the coding sequence ATGTCTCATCGGCCCTTCCACCACGGCAATCTCCGCACCGTGCTGCTCGAACAGGCAGAGGTGGTGCTTCGGGAGCGGGGGATCGATGCGCTGTCGCTCCGTGAGCTGGCACGCGAGGCGGGCGTCAGCCATGGAGCCCCCCGAAGTCACTTCATCGATCGGGGCGCCCTCCTCGACGCATTGGCCGAGCGAGGCTTCATCCGACTCGCCGACCAGATCCGCGAGGCCGCTTCGCGCGTGCCCGAAGACCATGCACGGGTCCTTCACGCGGCGGCCTCCGCGTACCTGGCGTTCGCCGAGCGGGATCCCGCACTGCTCGACCTCATGTTCGCGACGAAGGTCGGCGAACCCTCGGAGGCCGTCCGCGGGGCGGCGGAGCGCCTGTTCGGCACCATGGCCGACATCATGAACGCGGGTGTGGAAGCGGGCGCGTACGACGCGGACGACGTCGGCCGGCTGACCCTGCTGCTGTCCGCGACCGTTCAGGGCATCGCGGCGCTCGTCACGTCACGACGCATCACGGCGTCTCAGGGCGAGGCGCTCGTCGACGACGCGATCAGGCTCTTCCTCAAAGGCGCGTCGGCCGGGTAG
- a CDS encoding zinc-binding alcohol dehydrogenase family protein has translation MTRQNTALWLPKRGARFEVGPAPYTPPATNEVVVRVRAVAVNPVDGIPGFLYRFALPWLTFPAVVGSDVAGEVVETGPGVTRLRPGDRVLGHAFGVEKSQNRAAEGAFQHYVVLMRHMVCPIPDSLSFAQAAVVPLAVSTAATGMFQQDHLGLALPCAAPAERAETVLVWGGSTSVGSNAIQLARNAGYQVVATASPHNFDYLRSLGAAETVDRSSPTAVEEIVERIGDRPLAGTLAIGSKSLAKTIAIAARTAGGRRIASAQPALFTRVAGRRAPRQGVRVSSIWGGTLKDNEVGPAIYADFLPTALATGTYRAAPDATVVGHGLAHIPDALRRLRAGVSAQKLVVTL, from the coding sequence ATGACCCGTCAGAACACCGCGCTGTGGTTGCCGAAGCGAGGCGCGCGCTTCGAGGTGGGGCCCGCCCCCTACACGCCCCCGGCGACGAACGAGGTCGTCGTCCGTGTGCGGGCGGTCGCCGTGAATCCCGTCGACGGCATACCGGGCTTCCTTTACCGGTTCGCCCTGCCCTGGCTGACCTTCCCGGCCGTCGTGGGCTCGGACGTCGCGGGCGAGGTCGTCGAGACCGGCCCGGGCGTGACGAGGCTGCGGCCGGGCGATCGCGTCCTCGGGCACGCCTTCGGCGTCGAGAAGTCGCAGAACCGCGCGGCCGAGGGCGCCTTCCAGCACTACGTCGTACTCATGCGGCACATGGTCTGCCCCATCCCCGACTCCCTGTCGTTCGCGCAGGCCGCCGTCGTCCCGCTGGCCGTCTCGACCGCCGCGACCGGCATGTTCCAGCAGGACCACCTCGGACTGGCGCTGCCCTGTGCCGCCCCCGCCGAGCGGGCGGAGACGGTGCTCGTCTGGGGCGGCTCGACGAGTGTCGGCAGCAACGCGATCCAGCTCGCCCGCAACGCGGGTTACCAGGTCGTGGCCACCGCGTCACCGCACAACTTCGACTACCTCCGGTCGCTGGGAGCGGCCGAGACCGTCGACCGCTCCAGCCCCACCGCCGTCGAGGAGATCGTGGAACGCATCGGCGACAGACCGCTCGCGGGCACACTCGCCATCGGGTCCAAGTCGCTCGCCAAGACGATCGCGATCGCGGCCCGCACCGCAGGCGGCAGACGGATCGCCTCGGCACAGCCCGCGCTGTTCACCCGCGTCGCCGGGCGACGGGCGCCGCGCCAGGGTGTGCGGGTGAGCAGCATCTGGGGCGGCACCCTGAAGGACAACGAGGTCGGACCGGCGATCTACGCCGACTTCCTGCCGACCGCCCTCGCCACCGGCACCTACCGGGCCGCACCGGACGCGACCGTCGTCGGCCACGGGCTCGCGCACATCCCCGACGCGCTGCGCCGGCTGCGTGCCGGCGTCTCCGCGCAGAAACTCGTCGTCACCCTCTGA
- a CDS encoding caspase, EACC1-associated type: protein MTLRPTALASPGSRALVVGSGRHVPGSALPDVPAVAETVEDLSRLLIERCGLAPENLWGGGPLLHPRDPIVLGDALTEVAEQATDVLLLYYVGHGLVSPGNELYLATQATEDLVGGLAFKALPYQALREALSGCRARSVIVVLDCCFAGRAHGALGTAAAHAFELASLGGTYVLASSSADEQSLAPEGDRYTAFTGALIELLRDGDPAGLPQLTTEDVYRRLCRVLPRRGLPAPHRHLSDRAGDLVLAPNPAAAAPSAAAVTGASDDGDQGGQPPAPCPYRGLHPFTAEDSRYFFGRERLVAELLRTMSQASDTGGPIAVVGPSGVGKSSLLHAGLLPAVQHGRLRIPGSQTWPRLSLTPGAEPLASLARRLAPSAETTPDECAARLREHPDRLPELVRRALRVATGGRDVPGGRLLLLVDQFEELFTLCPDEDERRAFIKALGAACRSPDAAQPPPAMVVIGVRADFYGRCLTYPELAAALREHQLPVVPMTPGELRDAIEKPAEAAGLRLEAGLSDTVLRDIGSRREPGDATAFGTGSLPLLSYALQRTWAVCGGRTLTLAGYAATGGVWNAVTKQADTVYESLSPDARRAARTLLLRMVHVGKGTEDTRRRISLAELLASRPSEEAAALVAARDALAEARLITLDGDRAEIAHEALLRVWPRLRRWIDEDHTGLLVHQQLADAADDWEAAGRDRTLLYGGTRLVTARQWFAAPQHEAALTPHERRFLAASLAAQRRRRWGLAGIALVVVAALLGGLVAVTQYRAAAHRQNLITSRQLAQLADQLRDGDPGTARQLALSAYGLAPTKEARSSLLASYVTRYPVTLAGHTDRVLNTVFRHDGRLLATASKDRTIRLWDVADPDRPAPRAVLHTDGTAAIAFSPDGSLLAARTWRSFSVWDVRDPGHPVVRAVRGSPADTDAVPSVAFSADGRTVAAPGATGTVQLWDVRDPAHPGETSLAVGGNEVTAVAFSPDGKVLATANGATRRSRGSAAVRLWNVTAAHKPALLATRDADSALSLAFSRRGDLLAAGGVLGSVAVWDVHDPRHPATRDVETFSGNDDAVIMSLSFAADGSGFAAANSTGTVDYWEITGSGSGSRIDLFDSLPGKVPVYAVAVGPDRAVIASGGDKGMVSLWSETVAQPLPGTISSPGSGVPGKAFSEDGHLIAVSADYDSAVSGKTAGIWQTSDPHHPTLAAALPRPWTRAVFLPHGRLLISQTQDASSLALWDLTEPRHPVHLSTFRAEGGATVTGDGRTLVAGNATDSQATVWDITNPRRPSRSATIPLHATHKGSEVELQFLDPTTLLIYDDGGPRLWDLHDVRRPSRAAPPLPHLDQGIAGVAFDPRTRMLALWSFEGPLWLVSISDIRRPGTAVQIDGQTNSAGFLDDTTLAVATKNDKSVSLWDVGSRARPQKTSVLPAKDRITELVVSPDGRFVAGHAGMVDEIQLWDVGNKHDPNDLGTLAGVSAMDVQFSPDARTLAMTETVLPGNRPGILLMSDRADEVYDRMCAANHQVITKRQWLRTVGRIAPYRRPCAH, encoded by the coding sequence ATGACGCTTCGGCCCACCGCGCTCGCCTCACCCGGCTCGCGGGCCCTGGTGGTGGGCTCGGGCCGGCACGTGCCCGGGTCCGCGCTCCCCGATGTGCCCGCCGTCGCCGAGACCGTCGAGGACCTGTCCCGACTGCTGATCGAGCGGTGCGGCCTGGCGCCGGAGAACCTGTGGGGCGGCGGGCCGCTGCTCCACCCCCGCGACCCGATCGTGCTCGGTGACGCGCTGACCGAGGTGGCGGAGCAGGCCACCGACGTCCTGCTGCTCTACTACGTGGGCCACGGCCTCGTCAGCCCCGGCAACGAGCTGTACCTGGCCACGCAGGCCACGGAGGACCTGGTGGGCGGGCTGGCGTTCAAGGCGCTGCCGTACCAGGCGTTGCGGGAGGCGCTGAGCGGCTGCCGGGCGCGGTCCGTGATCGTGGTGCTGGACTGCTGCTTCGCCGGCCGGGCCCACGGTGCGCTCGGCACGGCGGCGGCGCACGCCTTCGAACTCGCCTCGCTCGGCGGCACGTACGTCCTGGCGTCGTCGTCGGCCGACGAGCAGTCGCTCGCCCCGGAGGGCGACCGGTACACCGCGTTCACCGGAGCGCTCATCGAGCTGTTGCGCGACGGCGATCCCGCGGGGTTGCCGCAGCTGACGACCGAGGACGTCTACCGCCGGCTGTGCCGGGTCCTGCCGAGGCGTGGTCTGCCCGCGCCGCACCGGCACCTCAGCGATCGGGCGGGAGACCTGGTCCTCGCGCCCAACCCGGCGGCCGCCGCCCCGTCGGCAGCGGCGGTCACCGGCGCGTCCGACGACGGCGACCAAGGCGGGCAGCCCCCGGCGCCCTGCCCGTACCGGGGGCTGCACCCGTTCACCGCCGAGGACTCGCGGTACTTCTTCGGCCGGGAGCGACTCGTCGCCGAACTGTTGCGGACGATGTCGCAGGCGTCGGACACCGGCGGGCCGATCGCCGTCGTCGGGCCGTCCGGGGTGGGCAAGTCCTCGCTGCTGCACGCAGGGCTGCTGCCCGCGGTGCAGCACGGCAGATTACGGATCCCCGGGTCGCAGACCTGGCCGCGGCTGTCCCTCACGCCCGGTGCGGAACCCCTCGCCTCCCTCGCCCGGCGGCTCGCCCCGAGTGCGGAGACGACGCCGGACGAGTGCGCCGCGCGACTGCGCGAACACCCGGACCGCCTACCCGAGTTGGTGCGTCGCGCGCTGCGCGTCGCGACCGGCGGCAGGGATGTGCCGGGCGGGCGGTTGCTGCTGCTCGTCGACCAGTTCGAGGAGCTGTTCACCCTCTGCCCGGACGAGGACGAGCGACGCGCGTTCATCAAGGCGCTGGGCGCCGCCTGTCGTTCGCCCGACGCCGCCCAGCCCCCGCCCGCCATGGTCGTCATCGGCGTCCGCGCCGACTTCTACGGGCGCTGCCTGACCTATCCGGAACTGGCCGCCGCCTTGCGCGAACACCAGTTGCCCGTCGTTCCGATGACCCCCGGCGAACTGCGCGACGCCATCGAGAAACCCGCCGAGGCAGCCGGACTGCGGCTGGAAGCGGGACTGTCGGACACCGTCCTGCGCGACATCGGGTCCCGGCGGGAACCGGGCGACGCCACCGCGTTCGGCACCGGCTCCCTGCCCCTGCTGTCCTACGCGTTGCAGCGGACCTGGGCCGTCTGCGGCGGCCGCACCCTGACCCTCGCCGGTTACGCCGCCACCGGCGGGGTGTGGAACGCGGTCACCAAGCAGGCGGACACCGTCTACGAGAGTCTGTCCCCGGACGCACGCCGCGCCGCGCGCACACTCCTGCTGCGCATGGTGCACGTCGGCAAGGGCACCGAGGACACCCGTCGCCGCATCTCCCTCGCCGAGCTGCTGGCCAGCCGGCCGTCCGAGGAGGCCGCAGCCCTCGTCGCGGCGCGCGACGCACTGGCGGAAGCCCGCCTGATCACGCTCGACGGCGACCGTGCGGAGATCGCGCACGAGGCACTGCTCCGGGTCTGGCCCCGGCTTCGTCGCTGGATCGACGAGGACCACACCGGCCTGCTGGTGCACCAGCAGCTCGCCGACGCGGCGGACGACTGGGAGGCCGCCGGCCGCGACCGGACACTGCTGTACGGCGGAACGCGGCTGGTCACGGCCCGCCAGTGGTTCGCCGCTCCGCAGCACGAGGCGGCGCTCACTCCGCACGAACGTCGTTTCCTCGCCGCGAGCCTCGCCGCGCAGCGCCGCCGCAGGTGGGGCCTCGCCGGGATCGCCCTGGTGGTGGTGGCCGCGCTGCTGGGCGGACTGGTCGCGGTCACGCAGTACCGCGCGGCCGCGCACCGCCAGAACCTCATCACCTCCCGCCAGCTGGCACAGCTCGCGGACCAGTTGCGAGACGGCGATCCGGGCACCGCCCGGCAGCTCGCCCTGTCGGCGTACGGACTCGCCCCCACGAAAGAGGCCCGCAGCAGCCTGCTGGCCTCCTACGTCACCCGCTATCCCGTCACGCTCGCGGGCCACACCGACCGGGTGCTCAACACGGTGTTCCGTCACGACGGCCGCCTCCTGGCCACCGCCTCCAAGGACCGGACCATCCGCCTGTGGGACGTCGCCGATCCCGACCGGCCCGCCCCGCGCGCGGTGCTGCACACGGACGGCACCGCGGCCATCGCCTTCAGCCCCGACGGAAGCCTCCTCGCCGCCCGTACATGGCGGTCCTTCTCCGTGTGGGACGTGCGCGATCCCGGCCATCCCGTCGTGCGCGCCGTGCGTGGGAGCCCCGCCGACACGGACGCCGTACCCAGTGTGGCGTTCAGCGCCGACGGCCGCACGGTCGCCGCGCCCGGTGCGACCGGCACCGTCCAACTGTGGGACGTGCGGGATCCGGCGCACCCCGGCGAGACCTCGTTGGCGGTCGGCGGGAACGAGGTCACCGCCGTCGCGTTCAGCCCCGACGGCAAGGTGCTCGCCACGGCGAACGGAGCGACGAGGCGGAGCCGCGGCTCGGCCGCCGTCCGGCTGTGGAACGTCACCGCTGCGCACAAGCCCGCGCTGCTGGCGACGCGCGATGCCGACTCGGCCTTGAGCCTGGCCTTCAGCCGGCGGGGCGACCTGCTCGCCGCCGGTGGTGTGCTGGGCTCCGTCGCGGTGTGGGACGTGCACGATCCCCGCCACCCGGCGACCAGGGACGTGGAAACCTTCAGCGGAAACGACGACGCGGTCATCATGTCGCTGAGTTTCGCCGCGGACGGCTCCGGGTTCGCGGCGGCGAACTCGACCGGCACGGTGGACTACTGGGAGATCACCGGCTCCGGCTCCGGCAGCCGGATCGACCTGTTCGACAGCCTGCCGGGCAAAGTGCCGGTGTACGCGGTCGCGGTCGGCCCGGACCGCGCCGTCATCGCGAGCGGTGGCGACAAGGGCATGGTCAGCCTGTGGTCGGAAACGGTGGCGCAGCCGCTGCCCGGCACCATCAGCAGCCCGGGGTCCGGCGTACCCGGCAAGGCGTTCAGCGAGGACGGCCACCTGATCGCGGTCAGCGCGGACTACGACTCTGCGGTCTCCGGAAAGACGGCCGGCATCTGGCAGACCTCCGATCCGCACCATCCCACACTCGCCGCCGCCCTGCCCCGGCCGTGGACACGGGCGGTGTTCCTGCCGCACGGGCGACTGCTGATCAGCCAGACGCAGGACGCCTCGTCCCTGGCACTGTGGGATCTCACCGAGCCGCGCCACCCCGTGCACCTGTCGACTTTCCGGGCCGAGGGCGGGGCGACCGTGACCGGCGACGGACGAACACTCGTGGCCGGGAACGCCACGGACTCGCAGGCCACCGTCTGGGACATCACCAACCCCCGACGTCCGAGTCGTTCGGCCACCATCCCGCTGCACGCCACACACAAGGGCTCCGAGGTCGAGCTCCAGTTCCTCGACCCGACCACCCTGCTGATATACGACGACGGGGGCCCCCGGCTCTGGGATCTGCACGACGTGCGACGGCCGTCCCGGGCCGCGCCCCCTCTCCCGCATCTCGACCAGGGCATCGCCGGAGTGGCATTCGACCCGCGCACCCGCATGCTGGCCCTGTGGTCCTTCGAGGGACCGCTGTGGCTGGTGAGCATCAGCGACATCAGACGGCCCGGGACAGCCGTACAGATCGACGGCCAGACGAACAGCGCGGGATTCCTCGACGACACCACGCTCGCGGTCGCCACCAAGAACGACAAGAGCGTCTCCCTGTGGGACGTCGGCAGCCGCGCACGGCCGCAGAAGACCAGCGTGCTTCCGGCTAAGGACCGCATCACGGAACTGGTCGTCAGCCCCGACGGCCGCTTCGTCGCGGGACACGCCGGCATGGTCGACGAGATCCAGCTCTGGGACGTAGGGAACAAGCACGACCCGAATGATCTGGGGACGCTCGCGGGGGTCTCCGCCATGGACGTGCAGTTCAGCCCGGACGCTCGCACGCTGGCCATGACGGAGACCGTCCTGCCGGGAAACCGGCCGGGCATCCTGCTCATGAGCGACCGAGCCGACGAGGTCTACGACCGCATGTGCGCGGCCAACCACCAGGTCATCACCAAGCGGCAGTGGCTGCGCACCGTCGGCAGGATCGCCCCGTACCGACGTCCTTGCGCCCACTGA